In a single window of the Pedococcus dokdonensis genome:
- a CDS encoding DUF6703 family protein yields MPSLRERVTAASLPVVETLNRLPRPVPFLAVLGLMVAGIFVPGWGWVFLLVVVLFLAWTLFLAWPALDTGARAGRVAVLLIAVAITLTQALPRT; encoded by the coding sequence GTGCCCTCCCTGCGTGAACGCGTCACCGCTGCCAGCCTGCCCGTCGTCGAGACCCTGAACCGGCTGCCGCGCCCCGTGCCGTTCCTCGCGGTCCTCGGCCTGATGGTCGCCGGCATCTTCGTGCCCGGCTGGGGCTGGGTGTTCCTGCTGGTCGTCGTGCTGTTCCTCGCCTGGACGCTCTTCCTCGCCTGGCCGGCCCTCGACACCGGGGCCCGGGCCGGCCGCGTCGCGGTGCTCCTCATCGCCGTCGCGATCACACTCACGCAAGCCCTGCCGCGCACCTGA